The following proteins come from a genomic window of Lycium ferocissimum isolate CSIRO_LF1 chromosome 4, AGI_CSIRO_Lferr_CH_V1, whole genome shotgun sequence:
- the LOC132051940 gene encoding FCS-Like Zinc finger 1-like, giving the protein MDSATRRGPCFLDKNNNCLASDLAVIEAGPLENNNQNHNPLISRPLYYTALQRKSSLRNLSSISSSSMSSPRLANTRRLYDARFEEEQPHFLEACFLCKKSLGHNRDIFMYRGDIPFCSEECRQEQIEMDEANEKKMSLSASKALREKDQTKSTTSPKNYHFPRGTVAAA; this is encoded by the exons ATGGACAGTGCAACAAGAAGAGGGCCTTGTTTCCTTGACAAAAACAATAATTGTCTTGCCTCTGATCTAGCTGTAATAGAAGCTGGACCTTTAGAGAACAATAATCAAAATCACAACCCATTGATTTCTAGGCCTCTTTATTATACTGCTTTACAAAGAAAAAGCAGTCTGAGGAATCTTTCTTccatttcatcttcttcaatgTCATCACCAAGATTGGCTAACACCAGAAGGTTATATGATGCTAGGTTTGAAGAAGAACAACCCCATTTCCTGGAAGCTTGTTTTCTATGCAAGAAATCACTAGGTCATAACAGAGATATCTTCATGTACAG AGGGGATATTCCATTCTGTAGTGAAGAGTGCAGGCAAGAACAAATAGAGATGGATGAAGCCAATGAGAAAAAAATGAGTCTGTCAGCTTCAAAGGCCTTGAGAGAAAAGGACCAAACAAAGTCCACTACCTCTCCCAAAAATTACCATTTTCCCAGAGGCACAGTTGCTGCTGCTTGA